In Hamadaea flava, a genomic segment contains:
- a CDS encoding APC family permease, producing MTKTRLGVWAGTAMVLGGVLGPGMLVLPHLAATAAGPGAIVAWAGLVVVSVPVAITFARLGARLPGGGGVAHYAGAAFGRWAYALVGWWFFAAVPIGTLAGALAGGLYAATAFGWPGPATTVIAALVLTAAFAANAAGLRIGAKVQVGLLALLLVVLIGAIVASTPAVQAAYFEPFLPRGLGGVGRAVGVLMFAFVGWEAASHLSAEFSGKRLLTATSLTLAVMAVVYLGVAVTAAGSGAAASPVPLTTMLSTGIGRTAAPVTGVAALVLTFGAVNTYLAGASRLGAALAEQRLLPHRLARPGRSLLVMAAAITVAGVVTAGRPLDLDPLLRATSACLATVMALGTAAAVRLLRGPGRATAIAATALTSLTLALCGAYLVVPAAIAIFGGAVRAGFQKRLHSRPGTTSHGTSAGSARNTGRLTTKSPAR from the coding sequence GCTCCCGCATCTGGCGGCGACGGCGGCGGGACCGGGCGCGATCGTGGCTTGGGCGGGCCTCGTCGTGGTCAGCGTCCCGGTCGCGATCACGTTCGCCCGGCTGGGGGCAAGGCTGCCGGGTGGCGGTGGGGTGGCGCACTACGCCGGGGCGGCGTTCGGGCGCTGGGCGTACGCCCTGGTCGGCTGGTGGTTCTTCGCGGCGGTGCCGATCGGGACGCTGGCCGGCGCGCTCGCGGGCGGACTCTACGCCGCTACCGCGTTCGGCTGGCCCGGGCCGGCCACCACGGTGATCGCCGCCCTGGTCTTGACGGCGGCGTTCGCGGCCAACGCGGCCGGCCTGCGGATCGGCGCCAAAGTGCAGGTCGGCCTGCTCGCGCTGCTACTCGTGGTGCTGATCGGCGCCATCGTCGCCAGTACGCCCGCCGTCCAGGCCGCGTACTTCGAGCCGTTCCTCCCCCGCGGGCTCGGCGGCGTCGGCCGGGCGGTCGGAGTACTGATGTTCGCGTTCGTCGGCTGGGAGGCCGCGAGCCACCTGTCGGCGGAGTTCTCGGGAAAGCGGCTGCTGACCGCGACCAGCCTGACCCTGGCCGTGATGGCGGTCGTCTATCTCGGCGTCGCGGTGACCGCCGCGGGCTCCGGCGCGGCAGCCTCCCCGGTGCCGCTGACGACGATGCTGAGCACCGGCATCGGGCGCACCGCCGCGCCCGTCACCGGAGTCGCCGCCCTCGTGCTTACCTTCGGCGCGGTCAACACCTACCTCGCCGGAGCAAGCCGACTAGGTGCCGCGCTCGCCGAGCAGCGCCTGCTGCCCCATCGGCTGGCTCGGCCCGGACGTAGCCTGCTCGTCATGGCCGCCGCCATCACCGTCGCCGGAGTCGTCACGGCCGGCCGTCCGCTCGACCTCGATCCGCTGCTGCGGGCCACGTCCGCGTGCCTGGCGACAGTGATGGCGCTCGGCACCGCCGCCGCCGTCCGGCTGCTGCGCGGACCCGGCCGGGCGACCGCGATCGCCGCGACCGCGCTGACTTCACTCACGCTCGCGCTGTGCGGGGCGTACCTGGTCGTCCCGGCCGCGATCGCGATCTTCGGCGGAGCCGTCCGCGCCGGATTTCAGAAGCGACTCCATTCCCGACCGGGCACCACGTCCCACGGAACGTCCGCCGGCTCGGCGAGAAACACCGGCCGGCTGACCACGAAGTCCCCGGCCCGCTGA
- a CDS encoding 5'-3' exonuclease, translating into MPPPSPPPRASGTSASAKPAAGTAVTGIPAERRPVLLAVDGNSLLHRAYHAAPIGKLVDNADRPVWALHGLMLSIARAAAKIRPHAVVVGFDCPDESARRVAYPGYKAQRPDKPADLTDQLATAPELLRAAGLCVVTPTAYEADDVLASSAERARCDGWRSILVTSDRDAFALIDPTTSVLRIRNGGFDEAVVVTPESLADVYGVTPGQYRDYAALRGDPSDNLHGVRGFGSATAARLLAAFGSVDAAWSAWDDGQAESVRSAVGDRAATHFGTPEAREVVDRNRRIMAMRHDLTIPALDGIRLPLDLAVMRRALSGHGISLGPSLWALTGRADPNGTDPAGTAYVPNQWRRRNRRDPIPGQLALF; encoded by the coding sequence GTGCCCCCGCCGTCCCCGCCGCCACGCGCCTCGGGGACGTCTGCCTCCGCGAAGCCGGCCGCCGGAACAGCTGTCACCGGGATACCGGCCGAGCGGCGGCCGGTGCTGCTGGCGGTCGACGGCAACAGCCTGCTGCACCGGGCGTACCACGCGGCGCCCATCGGCAAGCTCGTCGACAACGCGGACCGCCCGGTCTGGGCGTTGCACGGGCTCATGCTGTCGATCGCCCGCGCCGCCGCGAAGATCCGGCCCCACGCGGTGGTCGTCGGGTTCGACTGCCCCGACGAATCCGCCCGGCGGGTGGCGTACCCCGGTTACAAGGCGCAGCGGCCGGACAAACCCGCCGACCTGACCGACCAGCTGGCGACCGCGCCCGAGCTGTTGCGAGCAGCCGGCCTCTGCGTGGTCACGCCGACTGCGTACGAGGCGGACGACGTGCTCGCCAGCTCGGCCGAGCGGGCTCGCTGCGACGGCTGGCGGTCGATCCTCGTCACCAGCGATCGGGACGCGTTCGCCCTGATCGACCCCACGACGTCGGTGCTGCGCATCCGCAACGGCGGATTCGACGAGGCGGTCGTGGTGACGCCGGAATCCCTCGCCGACGTGTACGGCGTGACGCCCGGCCAGTATCGGGACTACGCGGCGCTGCGCGGCGACCCCTCCGACAACCTGCACGGCGTACGCGGCTTCGGATCGGCGACCGCGGCCCGGCTGCTCGCCGCGTTCGGCAGCGTCGACGCGGCCTGGTCAGCGTGGGACGACGGCCAGGCCGAATCCGTCCGCAGCGCCGTCGGCGACCGCGCCGCCACCCACTTCGGTACGCCCGAAGCCCGCGAGGTCGTCGACCGGAACCGGCGGATCATGGCGATGCGGCACGATCTGACGATCCCGGCGCTCGACGGCATCCGGCTGCCGCTCGACCTGGCGGTGATGCGCCGGGCACTGTCCGGCCACGGGATCTCGCTCGGGCCGTCGCTGTGGGCGTTGACCGGGCGCGCCGACCCGAACGGCACCGACCCGGCCGGCACTGCGTACGTGCCGAATCAGTGGCGCAGGCGCAACCGGCGTGATCCGATCCCCGGTCAGCTCGCGCTCTTCTGA
- a CDS encoding SDR family NAD(P)-dependent oxidoreductase has product MSTIFITGATDGLGRALAYRLAADGHDLILHGRDTTRLDQVAAEVAERGKRPRSVVADLADLQQVRRLAAQVGEVADRLDVFVSNAGIGGGEPDGVDRRVSADGHELRFAVNYLAGFALSLDLLPLLRAAAPARIVNVASLGQYPLDFDDLMLEHGYDGMRAYAQSKLAQIIAGFELAERLPATEVTVNSLHPGTYMPTKMVLKSIGRSVDALEVGVESVRRLAVNGDLDGVTGRFYDRMREERADSQAYDLAARAELWRRSLELTGCADIEAADVEAAEAEAADPE; this is encoded by the coding sequence ATGAGCACCATCTTCATCACCGGCGCCACCGACGGCCTGGGCCGCGCGCTCGCGTACCGGCTCGCGGCCGACGGCCACGACCTGATCCTGCACGGCCGCGACACCACCCGGCTCGACCAGGTCGCCGCCGAGGTCGCCGAGCGCGGCAAGCGTCCACGATCCGTCGTGGCCGATCTCGCCGATCTCCAGCAGGTACGCCGTCTCGCTGCCCAGGTCGGGGAAGTGGCCGACCGGCTGGACGTCTTCGTGAGCAACGCGGGCATCGGCGGCGGTGAGCCCGACGGGGTGGACCGGCGAGTCAGCGCCGACGGCCACGAGCTGCGGTTCGCCGTGAACTATCTGGCCGGGTTCGCGTTGTCGCTGGACCTGCTGCCGCTGCTGCGGGCCGCCGCGCCGGCGCGGATCGTCAACGTCGCCTCGCTCGGGCAGTACCCGCTCGACTTCGACGACCTGATGCTGGAGCACGGCTACGACGGCATGCGGGCGTACGCCCAGAGCAAGCTCGCGCAGATCATCGCCGGGTTTGAGCTGGCCGAGCGGCTGCCCGCCACGGAGGTGACCGTCAACAGCCTGCACCCGGGCACCTACATGCCGACCAAGATGGTGCTCAAGTCGATCGGCCGCTCCGTCGACGCCCTCGAGGTCGGGGTGGAATCCGTGCGGCGGCTGGCGGTCAACGGCGACCTGGACGGGGTCACTGGGCGCTTCTACGACCGCATGCGGGAGGAACGCGCCGACAGCCAGGCGTACGACTTGGCTGCCCGCGCGGAGCTGTGGCGCCGCAGCCTGGAGCTGACCGGCTGTGCCGACATCGAGGCAGCTGACGTCGAGGCAGCTGAAGCCGAGGCAGCTGACCCGGAGTGA
- a CDS encoding helix-turn-helix domain-containing protein — protein sequence MDNVRAAELEQRTTLREMITALGGHLVDVVIAPKGLAVGVRDVVVADPYDDPALREGDVVLVVGARGADARPLVAHAGTRGAAAVVVKGGVILKEAARDAGVALLTVDGDARWDQVQTLLRSGLATAEPVPLPNETGDLFALAQTIATLTGGSVSVEDVGSRVLAYSAVAGEVDDLRLRSILGRRGPESYLALLREWGVYDELRRPDHVVTVPDHPELGIRRRLAIGLHAGGRQLGSIWVQEGGRPLAEGTAEVLIGAARLAAQDVVAQAHGATSRGFRSRLLADGLTGRVPGSLVAADLGLPAGPALLVACDIRDQPGDGEPAGAALRRARAAEIIAVHAAAFRRSAVTAQVGPRVYAMLPGLDVDPAGAQAQTWAAETTEAVRRESGFPVRAAIVTADTEALEQARSEADQVLRVLLRSPDRPVGTMAQVRAAVLLQEALDATAGLRHPGLDALAAHDADHHGELATTLWSYLDAFGDVPVVAARLHVHPNTVRHRVRRAAEIAGLELADPEQRLLAALLLRGSRRRQAESGQL from the coding sequence ATGGACAATGTACGCGCTGCCGAGTTGGAGCAGCGGACAACGCTTCGGGAGATGATCACCGCGTTGGGCGGGCATCTCGTCGATGTCGTGATCGCCCCGAAGGGCCTGGCGGTCGGCGTACGCGATGTCGTGGTGGCCGATCCGTACGACGACCCGGCGTTGCGGGAGGGCGACGTCGTGCTCGTCGTCGGTGCGCGCGGCGCGGACGCCCGGCCGCTGGTGGCGCACGCCGGGACCCGTGGCGCGGCTGCGGTCGTGGTCAAAGGCGGCGTGATCTTGAAGGAGGCGGCCCGGGACGCCGGCGTCGCGTTGCTGACCGTCGACGGCGACGCGCGCTGGGATCAGGTGCAGACGCTGCTGCGTTCCGGGCTGGCGACGGCCGAACCGGTCCCGCTGCCCAACGAGACGGGCGACCTCTTCGCGCTCGCGCAGACCATCGCCACGCTGACCGGCGGCAGCGTCAGCGTCGAGGACGTCGGCAGCCGCGTCCTGGCGTACTCGGCGGTCGCGGGCGAGGTCGACGACCTGAGGTTGCGGTCGATCCTCGGGCGACGCGGGCCGGAATCCTACCTGGCGTTGCTGCGCGAGTGGGGCGTCTACGACGAGCTGCGCCGACCGGATCACGTGGTGACCGTGCCCGACCATCCGGAGCTCGGCATCCGGCGGCGGCTGGCGATCGGCCTGCACGCGGGCGGGCGGCAACTGGGTTCGATCTGGGTCCAGGAGGGCGGCCGGCCGCTCGCCGAGGGAACGGCCGAGGTGCTGATCGGCGCGGCCCGGCTGGCCGCGCAGGACGTCGTCGCGCAGGCGCACGGCGCGACGAGCCGAGGCTTCCGGTCGCGGCTGCTCGCCGACGGGCTCACCGGGCGCGTGCCCGGCTCGCTGGTCGCCGCCGACCTCGGCCTGCCCGCCGGCCCGGCGCTGCTGGTCGCCTGCGACATCCGGGACCAGCCGGGCGACGGCGAACCGGCTGGGGCGGCACTGCGGCGGGCGCGCGCCGCCGAGATCATCGCGGTCCACGCGGCCGCGTTCCGGCGCAGCGCCGTCACCGCTCAGGTCGGCCCCAGGGTGTACGCGATGCTGCCCGGCCTCGACGTCGACCCCGCCGGCGCGCAGGCCCAGACCTGGGCGGCCGAGACGACCGAGGCGGTACGCCGGGAGTCGGGCTTCCCGGTCCGGGCCGCCATCGTCACCGCCGACACGGAAGCCTTGGAACAGGCCCGATCCGAGGCCGATCAAGTGCTCCGGGTGCTGCTGCGCTCCCCCGATCGCCCGGTCGGCACGATGGCCCAGGTACGCGCGGCGGTCCTCCTGCAGGAGGCGCTGGACGCCACCGCCGGACTGCGCCATCCGGGGCTGGACGCGCTCGCGGCGCACGACGCGGACCACCACGGCGAGCTGGCCACGACGCTGTGGTCCTATCTGGACGCATTCGGCGACGTCCCCGTGGTCGCCGCCCGGTTGCACGTCCATCCAAACACCGTGCGGCATCGCGTACGCCGGGCGGCGGAGATCGCCGGGCTGGAGCTGGCCGATCCCGAACAGCGGCTGCTCGCCGCCCTGCTGCTGCGGGGCAGCCGGCGCCGTCAGGCCGAGTCCGGCCAGCTGTAG
- a CDS encoding LysR family transcriptional regulator — protein MELRQLEYFVAVAEEQNFTRAADRVHISQSGISAQIRQLEKELGTELFDRSGRTATLTVAGKAALEHARAALAAAGAVEQAVGEVSDVLRGRLRLGMVVGCTVTPLFEALAAFHQAYPGVELSLTEDASDRMADGVRLGELDAALIGAAGAPPSGVESLTLVSEPLVAVVPAGHPIAERRTLTLRALCAYPLVCMPRGTGLRAVLEGACAARGLTPTIVVEAGAGDAIADLAGRGLGVGVLSASMAAAYPLVAREVSDVDDPAVLALIWRTAPPPAVRRFVSLARKSFSAAR, from the coding sequence ATGGAACTGCGGCAGCTGGAGTACTTCGTGGCGGTCGCCGAGGAGCAGAACTTCACCCGGGCCGCCGACCGCGTGCACATCAGCCAGTCCGGGATCAGCGCCCAGATCCGGCAGCTGGAGAAGGAACTCGGCACGGAGCTGTTCGACCGCTCCGGGCGTACGGCGACGTTGACGGTCGCCGGGAAGGCGGCGCTGGAACACGCGCGGGCGGCCTTGGCCGCGGCGGGCGCGGTCGAGCAAGCCGTCGGCGAGGTCAGCGACGTGCTACGGGGACGGCTGCGGCTCGGGATGGTGGTCGGCTGCACGGTGACGCCGCTGTTCGAGGCGCTGGCCGCCTTCCATCAGGCGTACCCGGGAGTGGAGCTGTCGCTCACCGAGGACGCCTCCGACCGCATGGCCGACGGCGTACGCCTCGGCGAACTCGACGCCGCCCTGATCGGCGCGGCCGGCGCACCACCATCCGGAGTGGAGTCTCTGACGCTGGTCAGTGAGCCCCTCGTCGCCGTCGTCCCGGCGGGCCATCCCATAGCGGAACGCCGGACGTTGACGCTGCGGGCGCTGTGCGCGTACCCGTTGGTGTGCATGCCCCGGGGCACCGGCCTGCGGGCGGTGCTGGAGGGCGCGTGCGCGGCCCGGGGCCTCACTCCGACGATCGTGGTGGAGGCGGGCGCGGGCGACGCGATCGCCGACCTGGCGGGGCGCGGGCTGGGCGTCGGCGTGCTCAGCGCCTCGATGGCGGCGGCCTACCCGCTCGTCGCCCGGGAGGTGTCTGATGTGGATGATCCGGCCGTGCTGGCGTTGATCTGGCGGACCGCGCCGCCACCGGCGGTACGCCGGTTCGTGAGTCTCGCCCGGAAGAGCTTCAGCGCAGCACGCTGA
- a CDS encoding proline dehydrogenase family protein has translation MMRTLLLAAARSGRTRRVVERLRPTRAMVNRFVPGSATTDALAVTGELIRSGRAVTLDYLGEDTLDRSQADATVEAYLALLGGLSYGTSAEVSVKLSAVGQALPGDGEEIALANARRICTAAADVGTTVTLDMESHTTTDSTLRILHKLRTEFPWVGAVVQAALHRTEADCRELAAAGSRVRLCKGAYKEPETVAYQKKAEIDAAYLRCLDILMAGPGYPMVASHDPAIISSAQRMAAQYGRSADSWEHQMLYGIRVPEQERLAAAGYTMRVYVPYGGEYYGYFMRRLAERPANLTFFLRALVSRS, from the coding sequence GTGATGCGTACCCTGCTGCTCGCGGCCGCCCGTTCCGGCCGCACCCGCCGCGTCGTCGAGCGTCTGCGCCCGACCCGGGCGATGGTCAACCGGTTCGTCCCCGGCTCCGCCACCACCGACGCCCTCGCCGTCACCGGCGAACTCATCCGAAGCGGGCGGGCCGTCACGCTCGACTACCTCGGCGAGGACACCCTCGACCGGTCGCAGGCCGACGCCACCGTGGAGGCGTACCTGGCGTTGCTGGGCGGGCTGTCCTACGGGACGTCGGCCGAGGTCTCCGTGAAGCTGTCCGCGGTCGGCCAGGCGCTGCCCGGCGACGGTGAGGAGATCGCGCTCGCCAACGCCCGGCGCATCTGTACCGCCGCGGCCGACGTCGGCACGACGGTCACCCTCGACATGGAGTCGCACACCACCACCGACTCGACTCTGCGCATCCTGCACAAGCTGCGGACGGAGTTCCCCTGGGTCGGCGCGGTCGTGCAGGCGGCATTGCACCGGACCGAGGCCGACTGCCGCGAACTGGCCGCTGCCGGTTCTCGCGTACGCCTCTGCAAAGGCGCGTACAAGGAGCCGGAAACGGTGGCGTACCAGAAGAAGGCCGAGATCGACGCCGCGTACCTGCGCTGCCTCGACATCCTCATGGCCGGGCCGGGCTACCCGATGGTCGCCTCGCACGACCCGGCGATCATCTCCTCCGCCCAGCGCATGGCCGCCCAGTACGGGCGCTCGGCCGACTCGTGGGAGCACCAGATGCTCTACGGCATCCGGGTTCCGGAGCAGGAGCGCCTCGCCGCCGCCGGGTACACCATGCGGGTGTACGTGCCTTACGGCGGCGAGTACTACGGCTACTTCATGCGGCGGCTCGCCGAGCGGCCGGCGAACCTGACGTTCTTCCTGCGGGCGCTGGTTTCGCGGTCCTGA
- a CDS encoding class I SAM-dependent methyltransferase has translation MSNPADAGYADSIAINRANWDERAPAHAQSPGYNVADFAADPAYLSEVVRFDTPRLGDIAGLRGVHLQCHIGTDTVSLARLGARMTGLDFSPSALVEARALAKAAGVEVDFVESDVYAAADVLPAGEFDLVFTGIGALCWLPDVRRWAAVVARLLKPGGRLFLREGHPMLWALNEHTTDGIKVTYPYFETAEPLVFDEPGTYVETETQFEHNVSHSWNHGLGEIVSALLAEGMRLTMLEEHDSVPWKALLEGMVEDEHGEWRLAEHRERVPMSYTLQAVRER, from the coding sequence GTGAGCAACCCCGCAGACGCCGGCTACGCCGACAGCATCGCCATCAACCGCGCCAACTGGGACGAACGCGCCCCGGCCCACGCTCAGTCGCCCGGGTACAACGTCGCCGACTTCGCCGCCGATCCGGCGTACCTGTCCGAGGTCGTCCGGTTCGACACCCCCCGGCTCGGTGACATCGCCGGTCTTCGTGGCGTACACCTGCAGTGTCACATCGGCACCGACACCGTCTCCCTCGCCCGGCTCGGCGCGCGGATGACCGGCCTCGACTTCTCGCCCTCCGCGCTGGTGGAGGCCCGCGCGCTCGCCAAGGCCGCCGGCGTCGAGGTCGACTTCGTCGAATCCGACGTGTACGCCGCCGCCGACGTCCTCCCGGCGGGCGAGTTCGACCTGGTCTTCACCGGGATCGGAGCCCTGTGCTGGCTGCCGGACGTACGCCGCTGGGCGGCGGTGGTGGCGCGGCTGCTCAAGCCGGGCGGGCGGCTGTTCCTCCGGGAGGGGCATCCGATGCTCTGGGCGCTCAACGAGCACACCACCGACGGCATCAAGGTCACGTATCCGTACTTCGAGACGGCGGAACCGCTGGTCTTCGACGAGCCGGGCACCTATGTGGAGACCGAGACGCAGTTCGAGCACAACGTCAGCCACAGCTGGAACCACGGGCTCGGGGAGATCGTGTCCGCGCTGCTCGCCGAGGGGATGCGGCTGACGATGCTCGAGGAGCACGACAGCGTGCCGTGGAAGGCGCTGCTCGAAGGCATGGTGGAGGACGAGCACGGTGAATGGCGGCTGGCCGAGCACCGTGAGCGGGTGCCGATGAGCTACACGCTGCAGGCGGTACGCGAGCGGTAG
- a CDS encoding TetR/AcrR family transcriptional regulator: MERQPARPGRPRSEASRLAILAAALDLLAEVGYAGLTIEGIAARSGAGKQTIYRWWPSKADVLLDALTTKAELHIPIPDEGSYPADLRAFLTATFQLGGQPRIAGTLRALMAEAQVNPAFGERFRAEFLSHRRAALRQLVDRAQDRGDLPPGLSPETVLDLVFGLLWYRLLATDRRFGAELVDELVHTLANPGVTHR, translated from the coding sequence GTGGAACGCCAACCCGCTCGCCCCGGACGCCCGCGCAGCGAAGCCAGCCGCCTCGCGATCCTGGCGGCGGCCCTCGACCTGCTGGCCGAAGTCGGCTACGCGGGGCTCACCATCGAGGGCATCGCCGCCCGGTCGGGCGCGGGCAAGCAGACCATCTACCGCTGGTGGCCGTCCAAAGCGGACGTGCTGCTCGACGCCCTGACCACCAAGGCCGAGCTGCACATCCCGATTCCGGACGAGGGCAGCTACCCCGCCGACCTGCGGGCCTTCCTCACGGCGACGTTCCAGCTCGGCGGGCAGCCGCGTATCGCCGGCACGTTGCGGGCGCTGATGGCGGAGGCGCAGGTCAATCCGGCCTTCGGCGAGCGCTTCCGGGCCGAGTTCCTCAGTCATCGCCGGGCCGCGCTCCGGCAGCTCGTCGACCGGGCCCAGGACCGGGGCGACCTGCCGCCCGGCCTGTCCCCGGAGACGGTCCTCGACCTGGTCTTCGGCCTGCTCTGGTATCGCCTACTCGCCACCGATCGGCGGTTCGGCGCCGAGCTGGTCGACGAACTCGTCCACACCCTCGCGAACCCGGGAGTCACTCACCGATGA
- a CDS encoding YybH family protein → MTQYEKAQTPEDITRLFVERSNAGDAAGVAALYEPDAVLAYPPGGQTVGRAAIQALWEKVLASGARFEPETPLPTLIHGDLALTATPPKDAAGARAQVARRQPDGSWLRVLDRPEFTPVQR, encoded by the coding sequence ATGACGCAGTACGAGAAGGCGCAGACGCCGGAGGACATCACCCGGCTGTTCGTGGAACGGTCCAACGCGGGGGACGCGGCCGGTGTCGCCGCCCTGTACGAGCCGGACGCCGTGCTGGCGTACCCGCCGGGCGGTCAGACCGTGGGCCGGGCCGCGATTCAGGCGCTGTGGGAGAAGGTGCTCGCGAGCGGGGCGCGGTTCGAGCCGGAGACGCCGCTGCCGACGCTGATCCACGGCGACCTGGCGTTGACCGCGACGCCGCCGAAGGACGCGGCCGGAGCGCGGGCCCAGGTCGCCCGCCGTCAGCCGGACGGCAGCTGGCTGCGGGTGCTGGACCGGCCGGAGTTCACCCCGGTCCAGCGCTGA
- a CDS encoding VOC family protein — protein sequence MSTRLNPYLNFPGSCKEAMEFYQEVLGGDLKLTTFGEFGSDDAATKDQIMHALLETPAGFTIMASDLPPGMEHQPGQNISISISGEDADALRGYWDKLAAKGTVTMALEKQMWGDEYGSCVDQFGVPWMIDIVHPQ from the coding sequence ATGAGCACGCGCCTGAACCCGTACCTGAACTTCCCCGGCTCCTGCAAGGAGGCCATGGAGTTCTACCAGGAGGTACTCGGCGGCGACCTGAAGCTCACCACGTTCGGCGAGTTCGGCTCGGACGACGCGGCGACCAAGGACCAGATCATGCACGCCCTGCTGGAGACCCCGGCCGGGTTCACGATCATGGCCTCCGACCTGCCGCCCGGCATGGAGCACCAGCCCGGCCAGAACATCTCGATCAGCATCAGCGGCGAGGACGCCGACGCGCTGCGCGGCTACTGGGACAAGCTGGCCGCCAAGGGCACCGTCACGATGGCGCTCGAGAAGCAGATGTGGGGCGACGAGTACGGAAGCTGCGTCGACCAGTTCGGCGTACCGTGGATGATCGACATCGTCCACCCGCAGTAG
- a CDS encoding SDR family oxidoreductase — protein MSDLTALVVGGTSGIGLATARQLAARGARTHIAGRSRDRLDAVASTDPGLIGHQVDGADRDGIAAVAASIGRIDALVLALSSTLGAGPLADLDLGVLRTAFDGKFWAHLTTVQTTLPYLAADASITFVSAISARTGLAGTAGLAAINGAIESIVPPLAVELAPRRVNAVSPGLVDTPWWDGLPADGRAAYFAQAAAALPVRHVATADEVAEVVVLAATNRNLTGTVLEADGGARLAAL, from the coding sequence ATGAGTGACCTCACCGCTCTGGTCGTCGGGGGAACGTCGGGCATCGGCCTGGCCACCGCCCGCCAACTGGCCGCCCGTGGCGCGCGTACGCACATCGCCGGGCGCAGCCGGGACCGGCTGGACGCCGTGGCCTCCACCGACCCCGGGCTGATCGGGCACCAGGTCGACGGCGCCGATCGGGACGGCATCGCCGCCGTCGCCGCGTCGATCGGGCGCATCGACGCGCTCGTGCTCGCCCTCAGCAGCACCCTCGGCGCCGGTCCGCTCGCCGACCTGGATCTGGGCGTACTCCGGACGGCGTTCGACGGGAAGTTCTGGGCCCACCTCACCACGGTGCAGACGACGTTGCCATATCTGGCGGCGGACGCGTCGATCACCTTCGTGAGCGCCATCAGTGCGCGTACGGGGCTCGCCGGGACGGCCGGGCTCGCCGCGATCAACGGGGCGATCGAGTCGATCGTGCCGCCGCTCGCGGTGGAACTCGCGCCGCGCCGGGTCAACGCGGTCTCCCCCGGGCTCGTCGACACCCCGTGGTGGGACGGGCTGCCCGCGGACGGACGGGCGGCGTACTTCGCCCAGGCCGCGGCGGCGCTGCCGGTACGCCACGTCGCCACCGCGGACGAGGTCGCCGAAGTGGTGGTGCTGGCCGCGACCAACCGCAACCTCACCGGGACCGTGCTGGAAGCCGACGGCGGGGCTCGACTGGCCGCGCTGTAA
- a CDS encoding nucleotidyltransferase domain-containing protein: MTPDELIDRLTAQLRADRRVQAAWLGGSLGRGAADQFSDVDLVVATDDPKAYAADWDAVADKVATVVHRQRMADATTTVVTHVTADWLRFDVTITTPDRVRGQLRPLFGELAVPADEPPSPDPARVEHLIREFLRVLGLLPVVLGRGEYAVGASGSGLLRTLILQVMLEDAVLQGAERAGALRLKGILPADRLAAYAALPSIEATRTSVVSAHLACSRLFLPVARELAERTGATWPDAMEQALRKHLRRELGIEIGP; the protein is encoded by the coding sequence GTGACCCCGGACGAGTTGATCGATCGGCTGACCGCCCAGCTGCGCGCCGATCGACGGGTCCAAGCCGCCTGGCTCGGCGGCAGTCTCGGCCGGGGCGCGGCGGACCAGTTCAGCGACGTCGACCTCGTCGTCGCGACGGACGATCCGAAGGCGTACGCGGCGGACTGGGACGCCGTCGCCGACAAGGTGGCGACCGTCGTGCACCGTCAGCGGATGGCCGACGCGACGACGACGGTCGTCACCCACGTGACGGCTGACTGGCTACGCTTCGACGTCACCATCACCACCCCCGACCGCGTACGCGGCCAGCTGCGCCCGCTGTTCGGGGAGCTGGCAGTGCCCGCCGACGAGCCGCCGTCGCCGGACCCGGCCCGGGTCGAGCACCTGATCCGGGAGTTCCTGCGGGTGCTCGGACTGTTGCCCGTGGTCCTCGGCCGCGGCGAGTACGCCGTCGGCGCGTCCGGCTCGGGGCTGCTGCGTACGTTGATCTTGCAAGTGATGCTGGAGGACGCGGTCCTCCAAGGCGCGGAGCGGGCCGGTGCGCTTCGCCTGAAGGGAATCCTGCCCGCCGACCGGCTCGCCGCGTACGCCGCGCTGCCGTCGATCGAGGCGACCCGCACCTCGGTGGTGTCGGCGCATCTGGCCTGCTCACGGCTGTTCCTCCCGGTCGCCCGGGAGCTGGCGGAGCGGACCGGGGCGACCTGGCCCGACGCCATGGAGCAGGCCCTGCGCAAACACCTGCGCCGGGAGCTCGGCATCGAGATCGGACCCTGA